From the Pontibaca methylaminivorans genome, the window ACCTGGTCGCGGCGCTTGGCGAGGGGCTGCCATGAAATGGCTGATGGTCCTTGCCCTGCTGCCGCTTCCGGCCCTTGCCCAGCCCGTGATCGAGGCCGAAAATCCGCGTCATCATGGCTGGTGGCTGGGCGATGAGCTGATCCAGCGCCTGCATGTCCCCCTGCCCGAGGGGGTCATGATCGAAAGCGCGAGCCTGCCGCGCCCGCGCGCTGTGGATTACTGGCTCGACCTGCGCGAGGTGACGACCCGGAGGACCGAAAACGGCGTCGATGTGACGCTGCGCTGGCAGAATTTCTATGCGGCGATGGAACCCAAGCTGCGCGAAGTGCCGCCCTCGCCGATCCGCCTGTCCGACGGCACGGAAACGACGCTCCCCGGCTTTGAATTCGTCACCTCGCCGATCCATCCGATCATGATGCGGCCCGGCCCGGACGAAATGATGCCCGATCCCGTCTATCGCCTGATCGACGCGCGCCCGAACCGGATCGGGCTGGCGCTCATGGCGCTCGTGTTCGTGCTGACGCTCGCGGTTCTGGCCTGGCATCAGGCATGGTGGCCCTTTCATGCCCGCCCGGCGCGCCCCTTTACCCGTGCCGCGCGGCAGATGGGCCGGGCGAATGACGCGGGCGCGCAGCGCCGGCTGCTGCATCGTGCCTTCGACGCCGCGTTCGGGCGGGTGCTGATCGGGGCGGACCTGCCCCGGTTTCTGGCCGCGCGGCCCGAATTCCGCCCGCTCGAGGATCGGCTGGCAACGTTCTTCCACGACTCGGATGCCGCCTTCTTCGGCGCCGGACAGCAGGTCACGGGCGAGGCGCCCACGCTCGCCCGTGACCTCTCGCGCATCGAGCGGGGGCAGCGATGATCGCCTTCGGCCTGCCGCAGATGCTGTTCGCCCTGCCCCTCGCGCTGTTGCCGCTGGTCGCGCGCTGGCTGCGGGCGTCGGATGTGCCGCGGCTCGACCTGCGCCCCGCCGACCAGGCATCCGGTATCATCGACCGGGCGCTGACCGGTTCCGGGATGCTGGCGATCGCGGCGCTGGTTACAGGGCTGGCCGATCCCCATCTTGCAGGCGGCACGGTCAGCTATCGCGGCAAGGGCACGAACCTTGTGCTGCTGATCGACCGCTCGGCCAGCATGGACGACACCTTTGCCGGGCTCCGCCCGGATGGCGAGAACGAAAGCAAATCGGTCGCGGCGCGGCGGATCCTGCAGGATTTCATTGCCGAACGCCCGGACGACCGCATCGGCATTGCCGCCTTTTCGACCTCGCCCATGCAGCTTTTGCCGATGACCACCGACCGCGCCGCGATCCGCGCCACGATCGACGCCCAGGGCGAACGGGGCCTGTCGCAGACCGATGTGGGGCGCGGGCTCGCGCTCGCCATGGACATGATGCAGGATGCCTCGATGCTTGGCTCGCGCGCGGTGGTCATGGTCTCGGACGGGGCCGCCGTCATCGCCCGCGAGGTGCAGGAACAACTGCGGGAGATGGCGCTTGAACAGCAGGTGAACCTTTACTGGCTTTATCTGCGCAGCGCCGGCGACAAGAGCATCTTCGACAAGGGCAAGCCCGGCGAACCCGACACGCCGCAGGCACGGCCCGAACGCCACCTGCACCTGTTCCTGCAGCGGCTGGGCGTGCCCTACCGCGCCTTCGAGGCCGAGGATTCCGAAGCGGTCCAGCAGGCGGTGGACGAGATCGGCAAGCTCGAGGCCAAGCCGATCCTGACCGAGCACAGCGTGCCGCGCCGCGATCTCGACTGGATGTTCTATCTGGTGGCGGCGCTCGCGGCGGCGGGGCTTACGCTCGCGCGCTGGGTCGAACG encodes:
- a CDS encoding nonribosomal peptide synthetase MxaA, with the protein product MKWLMVLALLPLPALAQPVIEAENPRHHGWWLGDELIQRLHVPLPEGVMIESASLPRPRAVDYWLDLREVTTRRTENGVDVTLRWQNFYAAMEPKLREVPPSPIRLSDGTETTLPGFEFVTSPIHPIMMRPGPDEMMPDPVYRLIDARPNRIGLALMALVFVLTLAVLAWHQAWWPFHARPARPFTRAARQMGRANDAGAQRRLLHRAFDAAFGRVLIGADLPRFLAARPEFRPLEDRLATFFHDSDAAFFGAGQQVTGEAPTLARDLSRIERGQR
- a CDS encoding vWA domain-containing protein, translating into MIAFGLPQMLFALPLALLPLVARWLRASDVPRLDLRPADQASGIIDRALTGSGMLAIAALVTGLADPHLAGGTVSYRGKGTNLVLLIDRSASMDDTFAGLRPDGENESKSVAARRILQDFIAERPDDRIGIAAFSTSPMQLLPMTTDRAAIRATIDAQGERGLSQTDVGRGLALAMDMMQDASMLGSRAVVMVSDGAAVIAREVQEQLREMALEQQVNLYWLYLRSAGDKSIFDKGKPGEPDTPQARPERHLHLFLQRLGVPYRAFEAEDSEAVQQAVDEIGKLEAKPILTEHSVPRRDLDWMFYLVAALAAAGLTLARWVERPFAPRRPEPLMRSR